A region from the Mercenaria mercenaria strain notata chromosome 7, MADL_Memer_1, whole genome shotgun sequence genome encodes:
- the LOC123554609 gene encoding GPI ethanolamine phosphate transferase 3-like, translating into MEISTLKYLFLLFYLFFMYFVGSIIFTKGFLLKRDVISINSSCRVDFATYWDGKSHGAEGCWLHRRFDRVVIIVIDALRFDFVAPIKDAREKPYINKMKTVHDLLQHKPQNARLYKFTADPPTTTLQRLKGLTTGSLPTFVDAGSNFASAEITEDNFIDQLVKMGKKITFLGDDTWTSLFPGRFHREYSYPSFNVKDLHTVDNGILANIYQEIRLKDWDVTIGHFLGVDHCGHRYGPNHLAMSDKLKQMDDMIRNVTQRLDKNTILFVLGDHGMTQSGDHGGDSDEELDAAMFVYSPSQITASKYEPGRYKTVSQIDLVPTISLLLGTPIPFSNLGTVVTDLMNHCSWSKDSHIKEVYHSVEALRVNAVQISRYITEYMKTSSDLPKHKLLLLNERLRNAEMQLQTLVTNMFTNNNAGNAHEKLHYLENEYKEYMQEVRKFCKEVWAKFDMTSMVLGILILAVTLLVNIYLLHVSSSLSEDRDNGTMVIVLILSFVFVIFSIFQSFYLDDGAVSIMAFILGLFDFIALGIIILIARNSTQKSEKKSSENSVSFLQSIGKNLNASVDNSLTAIITLITSLSFFSNSFVVFEDDVTLFLTQTCVWFFFLKVILKLWKETKFTKDHSKTKSKSVRTDMKKFSSQSVILVLMLTFACSVCVRLSANFRTKREEQMTEEEAAGETGETNLDTNKNMTYFLSVACLLVSIYLPRKWLAESGNLNSASFSTLCARYLMPVAAIATVLFWAMQHLPNKVLDSLPVWQQVLLPQTVYIIVIISFIAFVISPMLVYTLPKQNNQMSIPSTQNGKDIFQKVFKYVKSNWESNSAITNDTQSDVPKVFGLGTVYAAAIVYNGMAFILLLSLLLGEGLSPSFLTAICGIFCFFELFTICVKLCRESDLLPNGLLTMSLMIANYFYGFGHQATIPAIRFEAAFIGFSGDWENKIIPAFLIHSNMFAAEIFFTFLVPLLILLPCTKGAIVEYFSFWRDSRENHWQGDFVMHENQKVFRHLQMKIFFSLYLYQGFKLSASILAAAIHKRHLMVWKIFAPRFVYQAMSTFTVFAVAIIVTMVLARVNSSLTKWMAKIKQNS; encoded by the exons GGTTGTTGGCTTCATCGACGCTTTGACAGAGTAGTTATTATTGTGATTGATGCATTGAGATTTGACTTCGTAGCTCCCATCAAAGATGCCAGAGAAAAGCCATATatcaacaaaatgaaaacagtGCATGATTTGCTTCAGCATAAACCGCAGAATGCAAGACTTTACAAGTTTACGGCAGACCCGCCAACGACAACTTTACAGAGATTGAAAGGCCTTACGACCGGAAGTTTACCGACGTTCGTAGATGCCGGTTCTAATTTCGCAAGTGCTGAAATCACAGAAGATAATTTTATTGATCAATTAGTAAAGATGGGAAAGAAGATAACATTTCTTGGCGATGACACATGGACCAGTCTATTCCCAGGTCGTTTCCACCGTGAATACTCTTATCCTTCATTTAATGTTAAAGATCTGCATACTGTTGATAATGGTATATTAGCAAATATTTACCAAGAAATCAGACTTAAAGATTGGGACGTCACAATTGGACACTTTCTCGGTGTGGATCATTGTGGGCACAGGTATGGTCCAAATCATCTTGCGATGTCTGATAAATTGAAACAAATGGATGACATGATTCGAAATGTGACGCAGCGACTTGACAAAAATACGATATTGTTTGTTCTCGGAGATCATGGTATGACTCAGTCAGGGGATCATGGTGGGGACAGTGATGAGGAACTAGATGCAGCAATGTTTGTGTACAGTCCATCACAG ATAACAGCATCAAAGTACGAGCCTGGGAGATACAAGACTGTATCACAGATAGACCTGGTACCAACAATATCTCTTCTTCTTGGTACTCCCATACCTTTCTCAAATCTTGGAACTGTTGTTACAG ATCTGATGAACCACTGCAGTTGGTCGAAGGACTCCCACATCAAGGAAGTCTATCATTCAGTGGAGGCATTGCGTGTAAATGCCGTACAAATCAGTCGCTACATCACTGAATACATGAAAACGTCGTCAGATCTACCAAAGCACAAACTGCTGTTACTAAACGAACGTTTAAGAAATGCAGAAATGCAGCTGCAGACATTAGTGACCAACATGTTTACGAATAATAATGCCGGAAATGCACACGAGAAGTTGCACTATTTAGAAAACGAGTATAAAGAGTACATGcaagaagtgagaaaattttgtAAAGAAGTTTGGGCAAAATTCGATATGACATCGATGGTGTTAGGAATACTTATACTAGCGGTGACGCTGTTGGTAAATATTTACTTGCTGCATGTGTCGTCCAGTTTGTCGGAGGACAGAGATAACGGTACGATGGTTATCGTGCTGATCCTGTCATTCGTATTTGTGATATTCTCGATATTTCAATCGTTCTATCTGGATGATGGGGCAGTAAGCATTATGGCGTTCATTTTAGGGCTGTTTGACTTCATTGCCTTGGGGATTATCATCCTGATTGCAAGAAACAGCACGCAGAAATCGGAGAAAAAATCGTCTGAAAATTCAGTATCGTTCTTACAGAGTATCGGCAAAAACCTAAATGCATCAGTTGACAACAGTTTAACAGCGATAATTACTCTTATTACATCTTTGAGTTTTTTCTCGAATAGTTTCGTTGTCTTTGAAGATGATGTTACTTTGTTTTTAACACAGACATGTGTTTGGTTTTTCTTTTTGAAAGTAATCCTGAAATTGTGGAAGGAAACCAAATTTACAAAGGATCATTCGAAGACGAAATCAAAGTCAGTAAGAACAGATATGAAGAAATTTTCTTCACAGTCAGTAATTTTAGTTTTGATGCTTACATTTGCTTGTAGTGTGTGTGTTAGATTGTCGGCAAATTTCCGAACTAAACGGGAAGAGCAAATGACTGAAGAAGAAGCAGCAGGGGAGACAGGTGAAACAAATTTGGACACAAATAAAAACATGACTTATTTTCTTAGTGTAGCATGCCTTCTAGTCAGTATTTATTTACCCCGTAAATGGCTCGCGGAAAGCGGGAATCTCAACAGCGCTAGTTTTTCGACACTTTGTGCGCGATATTTAATGCCTGTTGCAGCGATTGCGACTGTTTTGTTCTGGGCTATGCAGCATCTTCCAAACAAGGTTTTGGATTCTCTGCCAGTTTGGCAGCAAGTTTTGCTGCCACAGACTGTATACATTATTGTTATAATCTCATTTATTGCCTTCGTGATCTCACCTATGCTTGTGTATACACTGccaaaacaaaacaaccaaaTGTCCATACCATCAACTCAAAATGGAAAGGATATCTTTCAGAAAGTGTTCAAGTACGTTAAAAGTAACTGGGAAAGCAATAGTGCCATAACCAACGATACTCAAAGCGATGTGCCAAAGGTGTTCGGTTTAGGAACAGTGTATGCTGCTGCTATCGTGTATAATGGCATGGCATTCATTTTATTACTATCCTTGTTGTTAGGTGAGGGATTATCGCCAAGTTTTCTTACAGCCATTTGTGGCATTTTCTGCTTTTTTGAGTTGTTTACGATCTGTGTTAAGTTGTGTAGAGAAAGTGACTTGTTGCCAAATGGCCTTTTGACAATGTCGCTGATGATAGCAAATTATTTTTATGGCTTTGGACATCAAGCAACGATACCTGCTATACGATTTGAAGCTGCATTTATAGGTTTCAGCGGCGACTGGGAAAACAAAATCATACCAGCATTTCTGATTCATAGCAATATGTTTGCTgcagaaatatttttcacatttttagtGCCATTGTTAATTCTTTTGCCGTGTACAAAAGGTGCGATCGTAGAATACTTCTCGTTTTGGAGAGACAGTCGAGAAAATCATTGGCAGGGTGATTTTGTGATGCACGAAAATCAGAAAGTTTTCCGTCATCTTCAAATGAAGATATTTTTCTCATTGTACTTGTACCAAGGATTTAAACTGTCGGCTAGCATTTTGGCAGCAGCTATTCATAAACGACATCTGATGGTATGGAAAATTTTTGCGCCAAGATTCGTTTATCAGGCGATGTCAACATTCACAGTATTTGCTGTAGCAATCATTGTCACCATGGTTCTGGCAAGAGTGAATTCTTCGCTGACAAAGTGGATGGCAAAAATTAAGCAAAATTCTTGA
- the LOC123554611 gene encoding uncharacterized protein LOC123554611, whose amino-acid sequence MEVSGRKPERSFKDSVGRSSAEDGEVFCQPCSSDGDWMVAMGYCENCNEYLCATCLKVHRRQAVSRNHKVLEGENMPKARMSSVTLNACSELCAKHTNEIVKFYCSAHDVVGCGDCMVLDHKSCKVDRIQDISMNYHNGAEHQELQQKVDQFLQNIEQVKRQIQTNDKHIQQTYITAVNCVKAFKKEILEYLDKAEADMLAELNKRKRSDEKMISDLKEHEKTMRKNIQELHEKLQLQLNHANELFAAAKEMKERITHIGDSIKQLQQDCQFRQYEFVCSKQVKEMVASQFKLGELLVKKHIVEMEPKFDSEIGIKASDDTEDCEIFACALISYNRIILADYSNKCLKIVDIENRNIAEKYKLQSGSRGLAVITKNRFAVALPDEQKIQFLTLTQCDKITESNAINVKGRCEKIACQNNKIMVLYPDRVVILNMDGKETKTICNSNVKWQMDIAHDSKSFYVSNSSLRKSVFRFDFEGNLIATYKDKDLSDVRGLCVTRDGTVLVCNCEDNGSVHMISPECKKIKEILKQNDHVSRPCCVSFCDETNILFLCNNSSTLDSKLRNVINIFQFK is encoded by the coding sequence ATGGAGGTTTCTGGTCGGAAGCCTGAAAGGTCATTCAAGGACTCTGTAGGAAGATCGTCTGCTGAAGATGGTGAAGTCTTCTGTCAGCCATGTAGCAGTGACGGAGACTGGATGGTTGCCATGGGATACTGCGAAAACTGCAACGAATACTTGTGTGCTACGTGTTTGAAGGTTCATCGTAGACAAGCTGTGTCCAGAAATCATAAAGTCCTTGAAGGTGAAAACATGCCAAAGGCCCGGATGTCATCTGTGACACTTAATGCTTGTTCTGAGTTGTGTGCCAAACATACAAATGAGATAGTGAAATTCTATTGCTCAGCACATGATGTTGTGGGGTGCGGGGATTGCATGGTTCTGGATCATAAATCGTGTAAAGTGGATCGTATACAAGATATATCAATGAACTACCACAATGGCGCTGAACATCAAGAACTCCAACAGAAGGTAGACCAGTTCCTACAGAACATAGAACAAGTTAAGAGACAGATACAAACCAATGACAAACATATTCAACAAACATACATCACAGCAGTAAATTGTGTAAAAGCATTCAAGAAAGAAATACTGGAATATCTAGATAAGGCAGAGGCGGACATGCTGGCGGAATTGAACAAAAGGAAAAGGAGTGACGAAAAGATGATATCAGATCTGAAAGAACACGAAAAGACCATGAGAAAGAATATCCAAGAGTTGCATGAGAAACTACAACTACAGTTAAATCATGCAAACGAATTATTTGCAGCTGCAAAAGAAATGAAGGAAAGAATCACGCACATAGGTGACAGCATAAAGCAGTTGCAACAAGACTGTCAGTTCAGGCAGTATGAGTTTGTTTGTTCTAAACAAGTCAAAGAAATGGTCGCATCTCAGTTTAAGCTGGGTGAACTATTGGTAAAGAAACATATTGTAGAAATGGAACCGAAGTTTGATAGTGAAATTGGAATAAAGGCATCGGATGACACGGAAGATTGTGAGATTTTTGCTTGTGCTCTTATTTCGTACAATCGGATAATATTAGCAGACTATAGTAACAAATGCTTGAAAATTGTTGatattgaaaacagaaatattgcagaaaaatacaaacttcaaagCGGATCGCGTGGACTGGCAGTAATTACTAAGAATCGTTTTGCTGTTGCACTTCCTGATGAACAGAAAATACAGTTTCTGACACTCACGCAGTGTGACAAAATCACTGAAAGCAACGCCATAAACGTGAAAGGCCGGTGTGAGAAAATTGCTTGCCAAAACAATAAGATAATGGTGTTATACCCTGATCGTGTTGTTATTCTGAATATGGATGGGAAAGAGACAAAAACTATATGCAATTCCAATGTGAAATGGCAAATGGACATTGCTCATGACTCTAAATCTTTTTATGTATCTAATAGTTCGCTTAGAAAAAGtgttttcagatttgattttgaagGCAATCTTATTGCAACATACAAGGATAAGGATCTCTCAGATGTTAGAGGACTCTGTGTAACAAGAGATGGTACAGTTCTTGTATGTAACTGTGAAGATAATGGAAGTGTTCATATGATTTCACCAGAGTGCAAGAAGATTAAAgaaattttgaagcaaaatgatCATGTTAGTCGTCCATGTTGCGTTTCGTTCTGCGATGAAACAAACATACTTTTTCTTTGTAACAATTCATCTACACTTGATTCAAAACTGAGAAATGTTATAAACATATTCCAATTCAAATAA